The genomic stretch TGAAACTGCTTTTTCCATTACTTGATTGACGACTTTTAAAAGTCCATCGAAATCTGCGATTTCCACCTCAAAGGGCTTCCAAAAATCCTCTACCTTCATTTCAAAATCCTTTTACGCTTAACGCCCGCAACACCGGACAATTTGGAGCGCAGCGGAAAATTGTTCCGAGTGCTTGCGCTTGTTATCCAAAATCTCTACCGCGCTCTCTGTATACAGTCTTGAATGTATCTAAATACTGTATACATCGCATTAACAATGGCGGTTGCTTCAGGGACATATAGCAGGTCATTTACATGGGCGAGGCTCGCCTTATTTCTTAGCGTAGAAAACGCGTCAATAGACGCGGCAAAAGAATTAAGAACCCTGGTAACCTCCTCAGCCCTATGACCTGACGCTTGCAATGCAGGATGAAACTGCCGAAGTTGTTTGAACGCTTTAGATGCCGTAGGGGCGTTGGGTAGATCAATTTGATTATCGGTACAAAGCTGCACCAAATATCCATGGAGAGCAGTATGAGCGCGATCAATTGCGCTTGAAGAATCAACCGTCCCAATTAAAGCCTTCGCGTCTCCCAAAGCCCTCATCACCGAAGTCGAAATTGACTCACTGAATTCTGGCGCAGCAACACTGCCTGCTGTTTGAATCAACTGATCATCAACAATTTGATAATGGTCTTGGTTGTTAATCAGAATCTGGTTGATGTGCTGTACCGTTGGCACAGAAGCGCCACTATTCTCCAGCTCCTCTAACGCCTCATATACAGCGGCTATAAAATTTGGAGCATCCTTGGCTGCATTCTGAGCCTGGCTGGACATGTCAGATTCAGCCCAGTCAAGCGAAGAGCTACGTGAGTAATAATCACCAGAAACTTTGCAGAAGTGTTTCTTAAATACCTCAATTATTTGCTGCCGACTCATTGATCCCGATACTCTTCTGATCAATGAACTAAAATCATCTACAGACCGAGCACTGAGTGGTGTCGTTGTTCCCATAGGAAATCTAAGTTCACTTGCCATTTGAAGCGGCATCAATTACTCCCCATTTTGTATAACAGTGTCTTTTCAGCAGACATTGTCTTTATAATATTTTCAGAAAATACAGATACCATAGCAGTAGCATACTGTTCTGTTAGTCTTATCTTCCCTTGCACTCACAGATTGCGGAACATGTCTGCATAGTAGCAAGTGTTCAACAAAGCTCATAATCTGCTATTAAGGAAAATTGGTCAATAAGTGACACTAGAAAGTGGTCAGGAATTAGAGGTTGGGTAATTTTTTGGCATTTACGAGTTAACACTTTCGTTTCATAAGCCGTCGTTACGACTCTCAAGTGCACCTCATATGTCAATAGCACCACCATCACTACAACAATACACTTCACTATTCTCTTCAAAAGCTCACATATATTGACACTTGAGGGGCACATGAACGGCAACCGAGTTGCCATAGAATGTGATCACTCAAAAACAACAGTGATTTAAATCACAAATACATATGCAACTAAAAGAAAATCATGATAGATGATTTTTGCAAGTTAAGCGTATTCCACCCGAATTAATCCAACTCTACTGACTATCTCACTCACTTGATTCCACTCTTCTCTCTTTATTTATAAATACAGAACAAAAGTAAATTTTAATAATTAAAACAACAAGATAAAAAAGCAACCCTATCAATAGAGATATTAATGTTCGATATACCGAAATCAAGAACGCTCAAAATCAGAAAGGACTCGATTTTAGCCGCTAAAAAAACCAAAAAAAACACCAATAAAACCTACGATATATCGAAAACTTGTAGATAAAATTCACGAACGTGAAGAGAAAGTGGAGTTTACAGCCCCAAACCCTTATGCATAGACTATCTCAAAGTCAACAAAGAGCATGGCAAAGGAGATCGGTATGACTACAGAGCATCGCAACATAACGGCTAAGGAACATACAATGACCACTGAGGAAAGCCTCTACAACCACTATGGAGGATCTCCGCTGCTTTCATTTACTCAGGTTGCAGAGATCCTGCATCGCAGTCCAGAAGGCTTGAGGATTACACTTCGTACAAATTGCGAACTGGCCAATAAGCTAAAACCAAACCGGATAAAAATAGGCAGACGCGTTTATTTCAAGGTCTCCGATATCGCCAACTTAATTGACCAAGCTACCCCGGACAATATGGAGGCTTGAGATGTCGGATTACGTCAAAGAGCTGCAAGCCTGGATTATCCAGCGCCAGCCCAAAACTCGCCCACCCACCAAACAGGAAGTCCTTGCAACCTTCCTTGGCGTTCAACCCTTCGTCGAGGAAAGCATTGAGGCCGGATATAACCTCAAAACCATTTGGGAGTACCTGACGGAGCAGAAACATATCTCGTTCCGCTATGAAACGTTTCTGCGCTACGTAAAGCAGTACATCACGACGGCTCCCAAGCCCTGCACAACCAATAAGCCAGTGGAAGAGAAGCAGAACGTTTCTCGCAAAATCAGCGGATTTTCGTTTGATGCCAAGCCAAATAAGCAGGACTTGATATGAATACGCAGCCACGCTGTTTACCCGCTGTCAGCTCGCAGTCGCAGCGCTACCAACGCGCAACGCCGACACAGCTTTGTGTGTTTTTTGCTGGTATTGATGTGGTTTGTTCGTGTTTTTGCCTGCTTTTGGGCTGGTTTACGCGCAATTGCGTGATAGCAGCGCAGCATACCTGCGGTATCCAAAACACAGTTGCGGGCGATATTGCGGGCAGGATAGGTGAAGTGGTCCCCCCGACAAGTCGGCGGTTACCACTTCACTTCCCTTATTCGCGCCAGGGCGCTCAACGGTAATCCTGCCCTGCGGGGCCGATTCAGTAACAGACGGTTCGAGACGGAGACAACACATGAATCATTCAGAGAAAGTCACCAGGAAGAATACGACGCCAATCAAAGTCTATTGCCTGCCGGAAGAGCGTGAACGGATTGAAGCCAATGCCAAACAAGCCGGGCTAAGCGTATCCACTTACCTGCGCAGAATTGGCCAGGGACGCCAAGTGAAAAGCGTCGTCGATGCTGAGCAAGTTCGAGAGCTGGTTAAGGTAAACGGCGATCTTGGCCGCCTTGGCGGTTTACTCAAACTCTGGCTGACCAACGATGTTAAAGCCGCGCAAATCGGTGTGCCGACCATCAAAGCCGTGCTGAACCGGATTGATACCACCAAAGATCAAATGAGCACCATCATGGAGTCGGTCCTGCGCCAAAGGTGATAGTAATGATTGTTAAACACATTCCGATGCGTTCCACACACAAATCTGATTTTGCCGGCTTAATTGATTACCTCACCGATACTCAGAGCAAAGAGCACCGCTTGGGAAACGTAAAGCTGACGAACTGCCACGCCGATTCCGTCCGGGATGCAATCAGCGAAGTGCTTGCCACTCAGCAGTCGAACACCCGGGCCAAGAACGATAAAACCTATCACCTGATCATCAGCTTCCGAGCCGCTGAACAGCTTGAGCAGGGCGTGCTTTCAGAGATTGAAAATCGTGTGTGTGACAGCCTTGGATTTAACGGTCACCAACGTATCAGCGCCGTCCACAATGACACGGACAATCAGCATATCCATGTTGCCATCAATAAGATTCACCCAACGCGCCACACCATGCATGAACCGTATGCCGCCTATCGAACCTTGGCCGAACAATGTGAGCAGTTAGAAAAAGCGTTTGGACTCCAGCAGGACAATCACACACCGCAGCAAACTCATAACGCTGCGCGCGCGGCTGACATGGAGCGACACTCTGGTATTGAAAGCCTGTCAGGTTGGATTAAACGTGAGTGTTTAGACGAGATTAAAGCCGCCCAGACCTGGGCTGAACTGCACGGTACCTGCCGCACACATGGCCTAACGCTATCGGCCAAAGGTAATGGCTTGGTTTTCTCGGCTGACAATGGAATCGCAGTCAAAGCCAGTACCGTTGCGCGCGATCTCTCAAAACCCAAGTTAGAAGCTCGATTCGGCGCTTTCCAATCGGCTCAGACCAATAGCAATCACTCCGGCCAAGCCGCGCAGCGCAATTACCAAAAGCAACCGCTAAAAACACGCATCGATACCAGCGAACTTTATGCACGCTATCAGCGTGAGCAAAAGGCTCTCGCAACTCATAAGGCCACCGCTTTAGAGCAGCTTCGACACAAGAAAAACCAGCAAATCATCACCGCCAAAAATAACAACAAAGTTCGCCGCGCCGCCATCAAGCTGACCGGCAGCGGTCGATTAACCAAACGCGTACTGTATTCCCAGGCGAGTCAAGCGCTGCAAAACAACTTGGCTTCGATTCATAAACAATACCGACAAGAACGCCAACAGGTTTATCAAACTCACAGCAAGCACACTTGGGCCGATTGGCTGAAACACCAAGCGCAACACGGCGACCAAACAGCATTAGCCGCGTTGCGAGCGCGAGAAGCAGCTCAAGCACTGAATGGCAACACGCTCCAGGGAAACGGACATACGCGCAAAGACCAGAGCAGTGTGATCGATTCAATCACCAAAACCGGCACCGTTCTGTTTCGCTCCAAAAATGGCGCAGTACGTGACGATGGTCAACGCCTCCAGGTTTCGACTCAATCCGACTCCGAAGCGATAACTCAGGCGCTGAAAATAGCCCTGGAGCGCTATGGCAATCAAATCAGTGTCAATGGTTCTCCGGAATTTAAAGCTCGCGTAATCCGCGCAGCGGCAGACACCGGCCTGCCCCTTACTTTCAGGGATAAAGGTCTGGAACAACGCCGACTCGCACTGCTGTCTGCCAACCATCAGGCCGCACCGAATAAGGCTCAGCGCCGTGGTGTTCCGCCGATTGGCAAAGCCCCGCCTGGTATCAGGCGCAATAGGCTCAGCACTCTTTCCCAGCTTGACGTCATGCGTTTTGCCAAACCACCAGAGCAAAGGCCATCGGCACTGGAACAACGCAAAGCGCAACTGCGCGCTGAAATGGCGCAGAAAAAACAGAAACAAGCCAAGAAGAGCAGAAGTCGATAACCCACTTAAACGTCAGTAAGGAGTACACGATGAACATCAGCACAAAAATTTTAGCGGCTAAAATTCGTCTTTTAGCACTCGGCGGGATCATGGCGCACGCTAGCCCTGTTTGGTCCGGTATACCGGTGGCCGACGGCGTTAACCTGCAACAAAACATCATTTCGGCGATGGAAGCCGTGACGCAGACCGCCAAACAAATCCAGCAGTATCAGTCCCAATTACAGCAATATGAAAACATGCTGCAAAACACCATGGCTCCGGCTTCCTACATCTGGGACCAGGCTCAATCCACGATTCATGATCTGACTCAGGCGACCAATACACTCGCCTACTACCAGAATCAGCTCGGCAGTCTGGACGAGTATCTGGGCAAATTTCAGGATGTGGCCTACTACCGCAGTTCTCCTTGCTTTTCCTCTTCAGGGTGCAGTGAAACGGAAAGGACAGCCATGATCCAAAACCGTCGCTTGGCCTCTGAATCTCAGAAAAAAGCCAACGACGCGTTATTCAACAACCTGGCACTCCAGCAAGACAACTTACAAACCGATGCCCGCCAGCTTGAGCGATTGCAGTCAGCCGCTCAGGGAGCCGATGGTCAGATGGCCGCTATCGGTTATGCCAATCAGCTTGCCAGTAACCAGGCTAACCAACTGCTGCAAATCCGCAGTTTATTGATTGCTCAGCAAAACGCTGTAGGCGCTCGGATGCAGGCAGACGCCGATAAAGAGGCACTGCAACAAGCAGCCCACGAAGCACTTTTTGATTTTGGTTCGCCAACCGACCGTTCCCAAAACAGAGGATTTTAAGCATGAAAATCACTTCATCCATCGCTTTGTGCCTGGTCACGTCATTACTTCTGCTTGGCTGTGACCAATCCCAAGACATCAAAGATATCGATTGCGACTCACCGGGCCTGACCAAAGCAGAGAAACAACAAGCCAACTGCTTTTGGAACATGGGTGACCCTACCGATCGCAGCCAAAATAAGGGGTTCTGATCATGAAGGTTCGTCAGGTAATTTCCTTGGGCTTGATTATCCCTTCGGTGACCGCCCATGCTGCCATTGATAACAACGGTGTGCTGGATGATGTCGCATTACAATTCATGACGGTCGCCAGTACCTGGACTGGCGTGATAACCAACTATGCCAGTTGGCTGTTCTGGCTGCTTGGTACTATCTCTCTGGTTTGGACCGGAGGAACCCTCCTCCTCCGTCAAGCGGATATCAGGGAATTCTTTGCCGAGTTTATCCGCTTCATAATGACGTTCGGCTTCTTTCTGTGGCTGCTACGTAATGGCCCTGAGTTTGCCACGTCCATCATTGATTCATTGAGAATCATTGGTGCAGAAGCTGCGGGGTTACCCCGTGAACTGACACCATCTGAGCCGATCAGTATTGCTCTGGATATTGTGGCTAAATCAAGCAATGCCTACAGCTTTTCCAGCCCCTTCGATAGCCTGGCAATCTTTATCATCACCCTGCTGATTGTCGTTTGTATGACGATCGTTTCTGCCAACGTATTAGTGGCCTTGGTGTCGGCCTGGGTACTTTGTTATGCAGGAATCTTTGTCCTCGGCTTTGGCGGCTCGCGCTGGACTTCCGATATCGCCATTAACTATTTCCGTAACGTCCTTGGCCTGGCGTTAAAACTCATGACGATGACTCTCATGATCGGCATTGCGATGTCCATCATGGATTCATTCCTGGTCAACCTATCTGATGACGCTCCCATGCGAGAGCTGCTGGTTATTTTCATTGTTGCTCTGGTCCTGGTGCTACTGATTCATTCCGTTCCCAATATCGTTGCCGGTCTAATCCCTGGCGCAGGGGCCGCTGCCAGTTCGGGCAACATCAGTGCTGGAGCAATGGCCGGGGCCGCAATGACCACCGGGGGAATGGCCGCTGGTGCAGTCATGAGTACTGCCGGTGGCGCATCAGCCCTTCAAGCCGCGTTTAAGTCGGCTACCAACTCAGACATGGCCGACATGATGACAGGCTCAATTGGCAGCGATTCTGCAAAGTCCGAAGAACCAGGTACAGGTGACACACCGTTTGCCAGAGCCGCAGGTATAGGGCGTGAATCGAATTGAGTTTTCGCTGGCCAGTTCACGGTTGGCGGAAGAAATCACACACCGAAGTTCTGAGAGAACAAGTCTCCAGGATTTCATCATTAGGCATATAGGAGAACAAGCATGGAACTACATTTCCCACCACAAAATTGGACCGACTTTGGCGCATTCTTTGCGGTCATGTTTCTGGTAATGCTGGCGTTTTATTTTGCTGGTCAGTGGGCACACTCCACCAAATACAGCAAGCAGCTTTATCGCTTAGCTGACGTGCTGGAAGGGATTCAAAATAAAGTGGCAAACAAGGCGTATCGAGGAATGATGTCGTTGAATAAACGCGCCAACAAAAGCAAAGGTTGGCCGCTCAA from Vibrio ostreae encodes the following:
- the traJ gene encoding conjugal transfer transcriptional regulator TraJ, producing MNHSEKVTRKNTTPIKVYCLPEERERIEANAKQAGLSVSTYLRRIGQGRQVKSVVDAEQVRELVKVNGDLGRLGGLLKLWLTNDVKAAQIGVPTIKAVLNRIDTTKDQMSTIMESVLRQR
- a CDS encoding abortive infection family protein, whose product is MPLQMASELRFPMGTTTPLSARSVDDFSSLIRRVSGSMSRQQIIEVFKKHFCKVSGDYYSRSSSLDWAESDMSSQAQNAAKDAPNFIAAVYEALEELENSGASVPTVQHINQILINNQDHYQIVDDQLIQTAGSVAAPEFSESISTSVMRALGDAKALIGTVDSSSAIDRAHTALHGYLVQLCTDNQIDLPNAPTASKAFKQLRQFHPALQASGHRAEEVTRVLNSFAASIDAFSTLRNKASLAHVNDLLYVPEATAIVNAMYTVFRYIQDCIQRAR
- a CDS encoding helix-turn-helix domain-containing protein; the encoded protein is MTTEHRNITAKEHTMTTEESLYNHYGGSPLLSFTQVAEILHRSPEGLRITLRTNCELANKLKPNRIKIGRRVYFKVSDIANLIDQATPDNMEA
- a CDS encoding TraK family protein, which gives rise to MSDYVKELQAWIIQRQPKTRPPTKQEVLATFLGVQPFVEESIEAGYNLKTIWEYLTEQKHISFRYETFLRYVKQYITTAPKPCTTNKPVEEKQNVSRKISGFSFDAKPNKQDLI
- the trbJ gene encoding P-type conjugative transfer protein TrbJ; this translates as MNISTKILAAKIRLLALGGIMAHASPVWSGIPVADGVNLQQNIISAMEAVTQTAKQIQQYQSQLQQYENMLQNTMAPASYIWDQAQSTIHDLTQATNTLAYYQNQLGSLDEYLGKFQDVAYYRSSPCFSSSGCSETERTAMIQNRRLASESQKKANDALFNNLALQQDNLQTDARQLERLQSAAQGADGQMAAIGYANQLASNQANQLLQIRSLLIAQQNAVGARMQADADKEALQQAAHEALFDFGSPTDRSQNRGF
- the trbL gene encoding P-type conjugative transfer protein TrbL, with translation MKVRQVISLGLIIPSVTAHAAIDNNGVLDDVALQFMTVASTWTGVITNYASWLFWLLGTISLVWTGGTLLLRQADIREFFAEFIRFIMTFGFFLWLLRNGPEFATSIIDSLRIIGAEAAGLPRELTPSEPISIALDIVAKSSNAYSFSSPFDSLAIFIITLLIVVCMTIVSANVLVALVSAWVLCYAGIFVLGFGGSRWTSDIAINYFRNVLGLALKLMTMTLMIGIAMSIMDSFLVNLSDDAPMRELLVIFIVALVLVLLIHSVPNIVAGLIPGAGAAASSGNISAGAMAGAAMTTGGMAAGAVMSTAGGASALQAAFKSATNSDMADMMTGSIGSDSAKSEEPGTGDTPFARAAGIGRESN
- the traI gene encoding TraI/MobA(P) family conjugative relaxase, whose translation is MIVKHIPMRSTHKSDFAGLIDYLTDTQSKEHRLGNVKLTNCHADSVRDAISEVLATQQSNTRAKNDKTYHLIISFRAAEQLEQGVLSEIENRVCDSLGFNGHQRISAVHNDTDNQHIHVAINKIHPTRHTMHEPYAAYRTLAEQCEQLEKAFGLQQDNHTPQQTHNAARAADMERHSGIESLSGWIKRECLDEIKAAQTWAELHGTCRTHGLTLSAKGNGLVFSADNGIAVKASTVARDLSKPKLEARFGAFQSAQTNSNHSGQAAQRNYQKQPLKTRIDTSELYARYQREQKALATHKATALEQLRHKKNQQIITAKNNNKVRRAAIKLTGSGRLTKRVLYSQASQALQNNLASIHKQYRQERQQVYQTHSKHTWADWLKHQAQHGDQTALAALRAREAAQALNGNTLQGNGHTRKDQSSVIDSITKTGTVLFRSKNGAVRDDGQRLQVSTQSDSEAITQALKIALERYGNQISVNGSPEFKARVIRAAADTGLPLTFRDKGLEQRRLALLSANHQAAPNKAQRRGVPPIGKAPPGIRRNRLSTLSQLDVMRFAKPPEQRPSALEQRKAQLRAEMAQKKQKQAKKSRSR